The following proteins are co-located in the Candidatus Latescibacter sp. genome:
- a CDS encoding sugar porter family MFS transporter → MADTAHETPGMLRDRTDRGGTVYLYAICIIAAMGGLMYGFVLGVISGVVPFITDYFKLSPYQVGFAVGNLDLGCIVGALLAGIFSDRFGRKKALILTAILFVISGVMTAIPRTFTELVIGRLIGGVAVGASMISALYIAEVSPAGKRGLLVTLTQFGIVIGILATYITNWLLVDIGPHNWRWMFACGIFPAAIFLIGLFFIPESPRWLAKQGRIEKALAILTRIGGARHAETEMHEIQAAVENEKGSVWELFRPGLRKALIIGILISIFAQSVGINSVIYYAPIIFMKTGFENASAALFAVIMVGIINFIFTILAIITIDKLGRKPLLMAGLAGMFLSMGTIGLFFQSDSISASLILIPVLAFVGFYAMSLGPIAWVIVSEIFPNRIRGVAMAISMIALYLADFLVALTFPRMMDTFGHVTFFIFAGVCVLAFLFAWLIVFETKGKSLEEIEKMLMRT, encoded by the coding sequence ATGGCTGATACCGCGCATGAAACACCGGGAATGCTGAGAGATCGAACTGACCGCGGCGGCACTGTTTATCTTTATGCTATATGCATTATTGCAGCAATGGGCGGCCTCATGTACGGATTCGTGCTGGGAGTCATTTCCGGGGTGGTGCCGTTTATAACCGATTATTTCAAATTGAGCCCCTATCAGGTTGGATTTGCAGTGGGCAATCTCGATCTCGGCTGCATTGTCGGAGCGCTTCTTGCCGGTATATTTAGCGACCGGTTCGGAAGAAAAAAAGCGTTGATTCTCACCGCGATACTGTTTGTGATTTCCGGTGTGATGACCGCCATTCCACGGACGTTTACCGAGCTGGTCATCGGCAGGCTGATCGGAGGGGTTGCAGTCGGCGCCTCCATGATCTCCGCACTGTATATCGCCGAAGTATCTCCGGCCGGGAAACGGGGCCTGCTTGTAACGCTGACACAGTTCGGAATCGTGATCGGCATCCTTGCTACTTATATCACCAACTGGCTCCTGGTGGATATCGGTCCGCACAACTGGAGGTGGATGTTCGCGTGCGGCATCTTCCCGGCGGCGATATTTCTCATCGGCCTCTTTTTTATACCGGAAAGCCCCCGCTGGCTGGCCAAACAGGGCAGGATTGAAAAAGCCCTCGCCATTCTTACCCGTATCGGAGGCGCCAGACACGCGGAAACAGAAATGCATGAAATACAGGCGGCAGTGGAAAATGAAAAGGGCTCGGTTTGGGAGCTGTTCAGGCCTGGTCTCCGGAAAGCGCTCATCATCGGGATTCTCATATCCATTTTTGCACAGAGCGTCGGCATTAACTCGGTCATTTACTATGCCCCGATCATTTTTATGAAAACCGGCTTCGAAAATGCATCTGCCGCTCTTTTTGCCGTGATTATGGTAGGTATCATTAATTTCATTTTCACCATCTTAGCAATTATCACCATCGACAAATTAGGAAGAAAGCCGCTCCTCATGGCGGGATTGGCCGGAATGTTCCTGTCGATGGGAACAATAGGTCTTTTTTTCCAATCCGACTCCATCAGCGCATCTCTGATACTGATTCCCGTCCTCGCTTTCGTCGGCTTTTATGCGATGAGCCTGGGGCCGATCGCCTGGGTCATCGTCTCGGAGATTTTCCCGAACCGGATTCGGGGAGTAGCGATGGCAATTTCCATGATCGCCCTCTATCTGGCCGATTTTCTCGTGGCGCTGACCTTCCCCCGGATGATGGATACGTTCGGGCACGTTACATTCTTTATATTTGCCGGAGTATGTGTCCTTGCATTCCTGTTTGCATGGCTCATCGTGTTCGAGACAAAGGGAAAATCGCTCGAGGAGATTGAGAAGATGCTGATGCGTACATGA